One segment of Parvularcula sp. IMCC14364 DNA contains the following:
- a CDS encoding alpha/beta hydrolase: MEKPTAAQSGNKSVWEDVGALTEYIKDVSGYNQEILTDIVGKQTKTPAAAQDPNQDPLNVTDTMLGVYQSIFTNPQNVMRSQFKMWEDYARLAENMSKKALGQKTDPTVAPDLADRRFSHPAWSENHALDFIKQSYLIMSQHARDMVADAPDIDEHKRKKALFYTEQFLAAMAPTNFPTTNPEVMEEALKSKGENFLRGYKNLLEDMERGEGELEMKQADLDFFKVGKNIATTPGKVVYQNDLIQLIQYAPATAEVDERPLLIFPPWINKFYILDLQPENSLVSWLTEQGKTVFVVSWVNPDKKLAHKTFEDYMFEGIYAAVDAVEQATGFKGVDTIGYCIGGTLLSIALGHMAEKGDDRIKSATFFTAQMDFEEAGDLLLFVDEEQIQNIEKQIDAAGGIFEASSMSRTFNMLRPVDLIWSVYVDNYLLGKEAKRFDLLYWNSDATDMPKEVYLFYLREFYQHNRLSKKELVIDGVTIDLKKVTIPVFMQSGEKDHIAPFRSIYRSAQLYGGPVTFMLAGSGHIAGVINHPTKKKYHYRTNETLPDTVEGWMGVAEKHDYSWWPYWHKWLGGVGTGRKVPARIPGDGALTPIEDAPGSYVLVQSD; this comes from the coding sequence GTGGAAAAACCAACTGCTGCGCAGTCCGGCAACAAATCCGTGTGGGAAGACGTCGGTGCACTGACGGAATACATCAAGGATGTCAGCGGCTATAATCAGGAAATCCTGACAGACATCGTCGGCAAGCAGACAAAGACACCAGCCGCTGCACAAGACCCGAACCAGGACCCTTTGAACGTCACCGACACGATGCTGGGTGTTTACCAGAGTATATTCACAAATCCCCAGAACGTCATGCGCTCTCAGTTCAAAATGTGGGAAGATTATGCGCGACTTGCTGAAAATATGAGCAAGAAAGCACTGGGCCAGAAAACGGACCCGACTGTAGCCCCGGACCTGGCCGATCGCAGGTTTTCCCACCCGGCCTGGAGTGAAAACCATGCTCTAGATTTCATCAAGCAATCCTATCTGATCATGAGCCAGCATGCGCGCGATATGGTGGCAGATGCGCCTGATATTGACGAACACAAACGCAAGAAAGCTCTATTCTATACAGAGCAGTTTCTGGCAGCCATGGCGCCGACGAATTTCCCCACTACAAACCCGGAGGTTATGGAAGAAGCGCTGAAGTCAAAAGGCGAAAACTTTCTGCGTGGATACAAGAATCTGCTGGAAGATATGGAGCGGGGTGAAGGCGAACTGGAGATGAAACAGGCTGATCTTGATTTTTTCAAGGTTGGTAAAAACATTGCCACCACACCCGGCAAAGTCGTCTATCAGAATGACCTGATCCAGTTAATTCAGTATGCGCCAGCCACCGCTGAAGTTGATGAGCGCCCACTCCTTATCTTCCCGCCCTGGATCAATAAGTTTTATATTCTGGACCTTCAACCGGAGAACTCACTGGTCAGCTGGCTGACTGAACAGGGGAAGACTGTATTTGTTGTCTCATGGGTGAATCCGGACAAGAAGCTCGCTCACAAGACCTTCGAAGATTACATGTTTGAGGGGATTTATGCAGCTGTCGATGCCGTGGAACAGGCAACCGGGTTTAAGGGGGTCGATACGATTGGCTACTGTATCGGTGGCACCCTGCTATCAATCGCCCTTGGGCATATGGCTGAAAAAGGAGATGACAGAATAAAATCGGCGACTTTTTTCACAGCCCAGATGGACTTTGAGGAAGCAGGTGACCTTCTGCTTTTCGTCGATGAGGAGCAGATCCAGAATATCGAAAAACAGATTGATGCTGCGGGCGGTATCTTTGAGGCCTCATCCATGAGCCGCACATTCAACATGTTACGACCTGTTGATCTGATATGGTCTGTCTACGTCGATAATTATCTTCTCGGCAAGGAGGCAAAACGCTTTGACCTTCTGTACTGGAATTCTGACGCAACAGATATGCCCAAGGAAGTTTACCTGTTCTATCTGCGGGAGTTCTATCAGCACAATCGGTTGAGTAAGAAAGAACTGGTCATTGACGGAGTCACTATTGACCTCAAAAAAGTCACCATCCCTGTCTTCATGCAGTCAGGTGAAAAAGATCACATTGCGCCGTTCAGATCAATTTACCGCAGTGCACAGCTTTATGGCGGCCCGGTGACATTCATGCTCGCTGGGTCCGGTCATATTGCAGGCGTTATCAACCACCCGACTAAGAAGAAATATCATTACCGCACAAATGAAACTTTGCCTGATACCGTCGAGGGCTGGATGGGCGTTGCAGAGAAACACGATTACTCGTGGTGGCCATACTGGCATAAATGGCTGGGCGGCGTGGGCACAGGCAGGAAAGTACCGGCACGCATACCAGGCGACGGCGCATTAACACCAATAGAAGACGCACCCGGATCATACGTTCTGGTTCAATCTGATTAA
- the rpsI gene encoding 30S ribosomal protein S9, giving the protein MSETTTLENLKEAVTAEGVDLPVQEEVVLAEPKIDDLGRSYATGKRKTAVARVWIKPGSGKITVNKKDYSDYFGRPVLQMIIQQPLVAADRKDQFDVVCTVKGSGPSGQAGAVRHGISKALTYYEPALRGILKQGGFLTRDSRVVERKKYGKAKARRSFQFSKR; this is encoded by the coding sequence ATGAGTGAAACAACTACACTTGAGAATCTCAAGGAAGCCGTAACCGCAGAGGGCGTTGACTTGCCCGTCCAGGAAGAGGTCGTGCTTGCAGAACCCAAGATCGATGATCTTGGTCGTTCTTACGCGACGGGCAAACGGAAAACAGCCGTTGCACGTGTCTGGATCAAGCCTGGCTCAGGCAAGATTACAGTGAACAAGAAAGACTACAGCGATTATTTCGGTCGCCCTGTCCTGCAGATGATCATTCAGCAACCACTTGTTGCAGCCGATCGCAAGGACCAGTTTGATGTGGTCTGCACGGTCAAGGGGTCTGGTCCGTCAGGACAGGCCGGGGCTGTGCGTCACGGTATTTCCAAAGCGCTGACGTACTATGAGCCAGCGTTGCGCGGTATTCTGAAGCAGGGTGGATTTCTCACCCGTGACTCTCGCGTCGTTGAGCGCAAGAAATACGGCAAGGCAAAAGCCCGCCGTAGCTTCCAGTTCTCAAAACGTTAG
- the rplM gene encoding 50S ribosomal protein L13 has translation MKTFNAKPADIEKKWVVIDAEGLVVGRLASVIATRLRGKHLPIYTPNVDCGDNVIVVNADKVVFTGRKRTDKKYYWHTGYPGGIKERTADKILDGRFPERVLTKAVQRMLPKESPLARQQLSNLKVYAGSEHPHEAQNPEKLDVAAMNSKNTPRG, from the coding sequence ATGAAAACTTTCAATGCCAAACCTGCGGACATTGAGAAAAAGTGGGTTGTGATCGACGCTGAGGGCCTTGTTGTCGGTCGCCTCGCTTCTGTCATCGCAACACGCCTCCGCGGCAAGCACCTGCCAATTTATACACCCAATGTTGATTGTGGTGACAATGTCATCGTCGTCAATGCAGACAAGGTTGTCTTCACTGGCCGCAAACGGACAGACAAGAAGTACTACTGGCACACTGGTTATCCCGGCGGTATCAAAGAGCGTACGGCTGACAAAATTCTGGATGGTCGTTTCCCTGAGCGCGTGCTGACAAAAGCCGTCCAGCGGATGCTGCCAAAAGAGAGCCCGTTAGCGCGCCAGCAACTTTCCAATCTGAAAGTCTATGCGGGCAGCGAGCACCCACACGAGGCGCAAAATCCAGAGAAGCTGGATGTTGCTGCCATGAATTCCAAAAACACACCGCGCGGTTAA
- a CDS encoding COX15/CtaA family protein, producing the protein MNSADLMIPAGVRDKKAAKGLALWLYAMCALVALMVTVGGATRLTDSGLSITQWDLIIGTLPPMSEEKWLSEFEKYQQIPEFERVNSTMDLEGFKTIYWWEWGHRNLGRFIGLAYLIPMLWFVFSGAATSRPLKLQLGGIFVLICAQGAMGWYMVSSGLVDRVDVSQYRLAAHLGLAVIIFGLLFWLAMKFSLFRKAPPPQKGSRSVYRWWTVGMMLAVFIQIVLGAFVAGLRAGKTYNTWPLMDGRFFPDGYFIGQADFLHAFETMAAVQFNHRMGAYALVVLAVAFWLILQRAGAEYGRRALLVTGAVFLQALLGIWTLLLAVPISLGLWHQLGALVVLVAVLFNLYRLTEYQAR; encoded by the coding sequence GTGAATTCCGCCGATTTGATGATACCCGCCGGGGTGCGTGACAAAAAGGCTGCCAAGGGTCTGGCCCTCTGGCTTTATGCCATGTGTGCGCTGGTGGCGCTTATGGTGACGGTTGGGGGGGCAACGCGCCTCACGGATTCCGGCCTGTCGATCACGCAATGGGATCTTATTATTGGCACTTTGCCGCCCATGAGTGAGGAGAAATGGCTTTCAGAGTTTGAGAAATATCAGCAAATTCCGGAATTTGAGCGGGTGAACAGTACGATGGACCTTGAAGGGTTCAAGACCATTTACTGGTGGGAATGGGGCCACCGGAATCTCGGACGGTTCATTGGCCTTGCCTACCTTATCCCGATGCTCTGGTTTGTTTTTTCCGGCGCGGCGACATCAAGACCCTTGAAGCTGCAACTGGGGGGCATCTTTGTGTTGATATGCGCACAGGGTGCCATGGGTTGGTACATGGTCTCAAGCGGTCTTGTGGACCGTGTTGATGTCAGTCAGTACAGGCTGGCCGCGCATCTGGGTCTGGCAGTGATAATATTCGGCCTCTTGTTCTGGCTGGCCATGAAGTTCAGCCTTTTCCGTAAAGCACCGCCTCCGCAGAAGGGCAGCAGAAGTGTCTATCGCTGGTGGACAGTCGGCATGATGCTGGCTGTGTTCATACAGATTGTTCTGGGGGCTTTTGTGGCAGGCTTACGTGCTGGCAAGACCTATAACACGTGGCCCTTGATGGATGGCCGCTTCTTCCCGGACGGATATTTCATCGGGCAGGCAGACTTTCTGCACGCTTTTGAAACCATGGCAGCCGTTCAGTTCAATCACAGAATGGGCGCTTATGCGCTTGTGGTACTCGCGGTTGCGTTCTGGCTGATCTTGCAGCGTGCCGGTGCCGAATATGGCAGGCGCGCCCTTCTGGTGACTGGTGCTGTCTTCCTGCAAGCGCTGCTTGGTATCTGGACCCTGTTGTTGGCAGTGCCGATCAGTCTGGGATTATGGCACCAGTTGGGCGCGCTTGTTGTCCTGGTTGCTGTTCTCTTTAACCTTTATCGGCTTACTGAATATCAGGCTCGGTAA
- a CDS encoding DUF2842 domain-containing protein: MKLDPSLKKLIGLLVFLPAFLLYIGLVVTVSDYLPQHWAILGIYFVIAGTVWAFPLKPLMLWMNKPASSYEDQT, encoded by the coding sequence ATGAAACTCGATCCCAGCCTGAAGAAACTCATCGGTCTGCTCGTCTTCCTGCCAGCTTTCCTGCTCTATATAGGACTGGTTGTGACTGTGTCAGATTATTTACCGCAGCACTGGGCGATCCTCGGCATATATTTCGTTATCGCCGGCACCGTCTGGGCTTTTCCCCTGAAACCACTGATGTTGTGGATGAACAAGCCTGCTTCCAGTTATGAAGACCAGACCTGA
- a CDS encoding sulfite oxidase heme-binding subunit YedZ, with protein MADNRPKSRYLVWLLLSLPAIWIMARYLTDVVSYGQVIHATGQWSVGILLATLIITPLRRIFPRATWPRKLVAYRRALGVASFGYAGLHTIVYLHRKWGSGLIVEEAAEPAYLTGWIALVIFLALAATSNNRSVRMLGRGWKMLHRTVYIATALTFAHWILVIFNPVAAWVCLAAVVIFETVRFLRR; from the coding sequence ATGGCGGATAACCGGCCAAAATCGCGCTATCTGGTCTGGCTGTTGCTCTCACTGCCAGCCATCTGGATCATGGCACGTTACCTAACGGACGTGGTCAGCTATGGGCAGGTGATTCATGCCACAGGGCAGTGGAGTGTCGGCATTCTTCTGGCGACCCTGATCATAACGCCGCTGCGGCGCATTTTCCCGCGTGCTACCTGGCCGCGCAAACTGGTGGCCTATCGTCGGGCTCTGGGGGTCGCAAGTTTTGGCTATGCTGGCCTGCATACGATTGTATATCTGCATCGCAAATGGGGCAGTGGGTTGATTGTGGAAGAGGCTGCAGAGCCTGCATATCTTACCGGCTGGATTGCTCTGGTGATATTTCTTGCGCTTGCAGCAACAAGCAACAACCGGTCAGTGCGGATGCTCGGGCGTGGCTGGAAGATGCTCCATCGCACTGTCTATATTGCCACGGCTCTCACCTTCGCACACTGGATATTGGTCATTTTCAACCCTGTCGCTGCATGGGTTTGCCTGGCGGCGGTGGTGATATTTGAAACAGTCCGTTTCCTGCGCAGGTAG
- a CDS encoding DsbE family thiol:disulfide interchange protein, whose amino-acid sequence MKRALLFVPITLFAGLAAYMFFGLTRIDTTVLPSVMINKPVPTFNLPAVNDEIPPLASDDLKGKVSLINIFGSWCIACQYEHDFLMNLQASNLIPVYGIDWRDTPEQGAAWLARYGNPYDAVGVDEIGQTVIDFGVTGAPETFIIDKQGRIRWRHVGPLTQEVWDKELWPLITELREEKGSAGLVGNAEL is encoded by the coding sequence ATGAAACGCGCCTTATTGTTTGTGCCTATCACGCTGTTCGCAGGGCTCGCTGCCTACATGTTCTTCGGGCTGACACGCATCGATACGACGGTGCTGCCATCTGTCATGATCAACAAGCCGGTGCCTACTTTCAACCTGCCGGCTGTAAATGATGAAATCCCGCCTCTGGCATCGGATGATCTCAAGGGTAAAGTGAGCCTGATCAATATATTTGGCTCATGGTGCATCGCCTGTCAGTATGAGCACGATTTCCTGATGAATCTGCAGGCATCGAACCTGATACCTGTTTATGGCATAGACTGGCGCGACACACCGGAACAGGGTGCAGCATGGCTCGCCCGTTACGGCAACCCTTATGACGCTGTTGGTGTCGATGAAATCGGCCAGACTGTCATCGATTTTGGCGTGACCGGCGCACCGGAGACATTCATCATTGACAAACAGGGGCGTATCCGTTGGCGCCATGTCGGGCCATTAACGCAGGAAGTATGGGACAAGGAACTCTGGCCGTTGATTACTGAATTGCGGGAAGAAAAAGGGTCCGCCGGGCTGGTTGGCAATGCCGAGCTATAA
- a CDS encoding 50S ribosomal protein L11 methyltransferase, producing the protein MPSYKAIWTGPHEDMSQIADLLSDIYFPPADAVSLTKDDSAQEDNAANWRVDAYFSEPPEKAALGEFLAEYEQHTRPQIEELPDQDWVAHALEGLGIVRCGRFVLYGVHDAQKLPNDTNDIPVRIDANQAFGTGHHPTTAGCLEMLDKLADLSPANVLDLGTGSAVLAIAAAKLWDTRILATDIDQTSVEIAAENATFNSASGIHFLTAAGFDHSDITATGPFDFVFANILAGPLVELSTDMATHTSPGATVMLAGLLAEQTDKVIRAYQTSGFDLVERTNHDTWPVLVFRRA; encoded by the coding sequence ATGCCGAGCTATAAGGCGATCTGGACAGGTCCACATGAGGATATGTCGCAAATTGCGGACCTCCTGAGTGATATTTACTTCCCCCCTGCGGATGCAGTGAGCCTGACCAAGGATGACTCCGCGCAAGAGGACAACGCCGCGAACTGGCGCGTAGACGCCTATTTTTCAGAACCACCTGAGAAAGCGGCCCTTGGCGAATTTCTTGCCGAATACGAACAGCACACAAGGCCACAGATTGAAGAACTGCCGGATCAGGACTGGGTAGCCCACGCACTTGAAGGTCTGGGTATTGTCCGCTGCGGTCGCTTTGTTCTTTATGGTGTACATGATGCGCAAAAGTTACCGAATGACACCAATGATATTCCTGTACGTATAGATGCCAACCAGGCGTTTGGTACAGGGCATCACCCGACAACTGCCGGGTGCCTTGAAATGCTCGATAAACTGGCGGACCTGTCCCCGGCGAATGTGCTTGATCTTGGCACGGGCTCTGCCGTGCTGGCGATCGCAGCTGCAAAACTGTGGGATACACGCATACTGGCAACGGATATTGATCAGACTTCTGTGGAAATTGCCGCCGAAAACGCCACCTTCAATTCTGCCAGCGGTATTCATTTTCTGACCGCCGCAGGATTTGATCACTCTGATATCACCGCCACAGGGCCATTTGATTTTGTTTTTGCGAACATCCTTGCAGGACCATTGGTCGAACTGAGCACAGACATGGCTACTCATACCTCGCCCGGTGCGACGGTCATGCTCGCCGGATTGCTTGCCGAACAGACCGACAAGGTTATTCGCGCCTACCAGACCAGTGGTTTCGATCTGGTCGAGCGCACCAATCATGACACCTGGCCGGTGCTTGTTTTCAGACGCGCCTGA